DNA from Paraburkholderia sp. BL10I2N1:
CTGATGCAAAAGGCTTTCGAGCGCATGAACATCAAGCTGCATGATGTCATCTCGTCCCTGGCCGGCGTCAGCGGCATGGCGGTGACGCGCGCAGTCGTGGCCGGCGAGCGTTCCCCTGAGGCACTGGTGGCACTGTGCGACGTGCAGATCCGGCGCAAAAAGGAACAGGCCGTGATCGAGGCCCTGCGGGGCACCTGGGCCGACGAGCACATCTTCGCGCTGGGCCAGGCACTGCAATCGTGGGACCACTACCAGAAACTCATCGCCGATTGCGACGAGCGCATCGCCACAGTGCTGCCGCCGCACGATGACACACAGCCGCCGCTGCCCAGGTCCACCCGGCAGACCGGCATCAACGCACCGGAAATTTCCAGGCTGCGTGAGATCCTGGCCCAGATGTGCGGCGGACGGGATCTGACCAAGCTGCCCGCGCTGTCGTCCTATGGCGTGCTGCAACTGATCAGTGAGGTGGGTACCGACCTGAGCGTCTGGCCCACTGAAAAACACTTCACCGCCTGGACGGGACTGGCACCGGGCAGCAGCGATAGCGGCAAACGCAGGAAAGGCGTAAAGCGCGGCCGCAACCGGACCGGACGGCTGTTCTGCATGATGGCGCAAAGCCTGGTACGCAGCAGGGATATTGCGCTGGGCGGTTTCTACCGCCGTCTCGCGGCACGCCGCGGCGGGCTGGTGGCGACCAAGGCGCTGGCGCGCAAGCTGGCCGCCTGGTTCTGGCGCGTGATGGTCAAGGGTGACGACTACGTTGAAAAGGGACTCGCGCGCTATGAGGAACAGGTCCGTAAAACCAGGGAACAGGCCCTCAGGCGGTTAGCCAGGGAGCTGGGGCGCGAGCTTGTTCCGGTCCCTGTCGTCCCTGAAACACCCTGAAAAACCGCCCAACGCGACAGGTTCATGGAGAGAGAGGGAGTCCAGAATCGCGCCGACGGCGCACGGCGCCTGAAAAGCAGACCGGCGCCCCGGACGGGCCGGTTGCAACCGGCGGCGCGACGCCGCGGGCTACCGGTTGCAGACGGGGAAGAAACGGAAAGGGAACGGCGGCGTCAGGCGCCGATCACGTTGACAACGCGAACATGCCGCGTGTCGGGTACTTCCGCGTACGAGAGCACTTTCAACTGCGGCAGGCTGCGGCGCAGGAAGCGCGCGAGCATAGGACGCAGCGCGTGCTGGACGAGCATCACCGGCGCGAGGCCAAGGTTCTGCTGACGCGTCATCGCTTTCTGCGTTTCCGTGAGCAGCGTGTTCGCGAGGCCCGGTTCGAGGCCGGGATTGGCGCCCGTGGAGAGCGCCTGCGACAGCACGCGCTCGAGATTCGCGTCGAGTCCCATCACCTGCATGTCGCCGGTGCCCGGGAACCACTGCTGCGTGATCGCGCGGCCGAGTGCGAGACGCACCAACGCCGTGAGATCGTGCGCATCGGGGACCTTCGGGGCGGATTCGGAGAGCGCTTCGAGAATCGTGCGCATGTCGCGGATCGGCACGCCTTCTTCAAGCAGGTTCTGCAGCACCTTTTGCAGCGTCGTGAGCGACACCGTCTTCGGCACCAGGTCGTCAACGAGCGACGGCGTGGATTTCTGCATCCGCTCGACAAGCGACTGCACCTCCTGGCGGCCAAGCAGTTCCGACGCGTGCGTCACGACCAGGTGATTCAGGTGCGTCGCCACCACCGTGCTCGAATCGACCACCGTGTAGCCGTACACCTGCGCCTGTTCCCGCAGGTTCGTATCGATCCAGACCGCCGGCAGGCCGAACGCCGGATCCTGGGTCGGCGTGCCCGGCAGCGCGGCCGTCACCTGGCCCGGATTGATGGCGAGCCACTGCCCCGGATACGCTTCGCCGACTCCCACTTCGACGCCCTTCAGCGCGATCCGGTAACCATTAGGCCGCAGCTCCAGGTTGTCGCGAATATGGATGACCGGCGGCAAAAAGCCGATTTCCTGCGCGAACTTCTTGCGGATGCTCTTGATACGCTTGAGCAGTTCACCGTCGGAGTTCTTGTCGACGAGCGGAATCAGGCGGTAGCCCACTTCGAGACCGAGCGTGTCGATCATCGTCACGTCGTCCCAGCTGGCCTCTGTGGTTTCGGCCGGCGTAAGCGCCGCCGGTGCGACGTCGACGAGTGCCGCGGCCGTCCTGCTTTGCGCCGCACGCTTTTTCATCACGCGGCCCCACTGGATCGCGCCGCCGCCCAGCACCAGGAACGCAAAGTGCGGCATGCCCGGGATCAGACCCATCAGGACCAGAATGCTGCCGGTGATCAGCAGCACGCGCGGATTGGCGAAAAGCTGGCCAGTCAGTTGCGTGCCGATGTCTTCGTTGGTCGCCACGCGCGACACAATCACACCCGCCGCCGTCGAAATCACGAGCGACGGGATCTGCGCGACGAGACCGTCACCGATGGTCAGCAGCGTGTAGTTCTTGCCGGCGGCCGCGAAATCCATGTTGTGCTGCACCATCCCGACGATCAGGCCACCGATGATGTTGATCACCATGATGAGCAGGCCCGCTATCGCATCGCCGCGCACGAACTTGCTCGCACCGTCCATCGACCCGTAGAACTCGGCTTCCTGCGCGATTTCGAAGCGGCGCTTGCGCGCCTGTTCCTCGTTGATGAGACCGGCATTCAGGTCTGCGTCGATCGCCATCTGCTTGCCGGGCATCGCGTCGAGCGTGAAGCGCGCGGACACTTCGGCGATCCGGCCCGCACCCTTCGTGATCACCATGAAGTTGATCACCATCAGGATGATGAAGACGACGATACCGACCGCGAAGTTGCCGCCCACGAGGAAATGACCGAACGACTCGATCACCTGGCCCGCAGCGTCCGGGCCGGTATGGCCTTCGAGCAGCACGATACGGGTCGAGGCGACGTTCAGCGACAGGCGCAGCAAGGTGGAAAACAGCAGCACGCTCGGGAAGGCCGCGAAGTCGAGCGGCTTCATCGTGTACATGCTGACGAGCAGCACCATCACCGACAGCGCGATGTTGAACGTGAACAGCAGATCCAGCAGGAACGGCGGCAACGGCAGGATCATCATGCCGAGGATCATGCAGATCAGCACCGGACCGGCGAGCGCGCGCAGGTTGGTGCCGCTCAGAGCCTCAGGTCGTCGGGAGAGAAACCCCACGCGTGCGTTCATGCTGAGGCTCCCTTGCCTTCGTCGTCATCGCCGAGCGCGTCGGCGGCTTCCTCATCTGCTTCTTCGTCCGGCACGCCGCCCTTGTCGAGGTCGGCGGGGACATCGAGTTCTGTCGGTGCAACAGGTTTTTCGCCGCCGTCTTCCCTGAAGCGGCGCAACTGATAAACCCAGGCGAGCACCTCGGCGACTGCGCCGTACAGCGGCCCCGGGATCTCCTTGTCGAGTTCCACGTTGTGATAGAGCGCGCGGGCGAGCGGCGGCGCTTCGAGCAGCGGCACGTTGTGTTCGGCGGCGAGTTCGCGAATGCGTGCCGCGACGAGGTTGACGCCCTTCGCGATGACCTTCGGCGCTCGCATCTCGCCGTCCGTGTACTGCAGCGCGACAGCAAAGTGAGTCGGATTGGTCACCACGACGTCCGCCTTCGGCACCTCACGCATCATCCGGCGCCGCGCCATCGCACGCTGCTGCTGGCGGATACGGCCTTTGACCTGCGGATCGCCTTCGTTTTCGCGATGTTCGCGTTTCACATCTTCCTTGGTCATGCGCAACTTCTTGTGGAACGTCCAGATCTGGTACGGCACATCGAGCGCTGCGACGAGGAACATGCCTGCCACCGTCATGCCGCAGCAGACCGCGATCAGATGGAACGCGTTGGACAGTGCCGCCAGCAGGGGCTGGGTGGCAAGCGCAAGGATCTCGTCGCGACGCTGCCAGATCGCCGTCGCGCCAATGACGCCGACAACCAGCGTCTTCGCCACCGACAGGCCGAGCTGGATCGGGCCGTTGATCGAAAACATACGGCCGAGTCCGGCAACCGGGTCCAGCCGGCTGAAGTTCGGCCCCAGCGACTTCGTGGAGATCAGCCAGCCGCCCAGCGCCAGCGGCGCGAGCAACGCCGCGGCGCCGGTCAGGGCGAGGATCGGCCACAGGGCAGACAGCCCTTCGCGGCCCGCCACGCCGGCGCCGATCAGCATCCGGCGCGTCTCGAACACGGTCGTATGGTCGAACGTGAACGCAGTGCGCAGCATCGTCTGCATGTGATAGCCGATCGTGCCGGACAGACCCCAGACGCCGTAAAAACCCGCGGCGAGGAGCGCGAAGGTCGATAGCTCCCTCGAACGCGCAACCTGCCCCTCTTCCCGCGCCTTGTCGAGGCGCCTGGGAGTGGCTGATTCGGTTTTTTCGAGGTCGCTATCCTCTGTCAAGACGCTCTCCGGGTGATCGGGGCAACATGCCCTTTTTCAGTGAGAGCGATTATTCCCGCAGAAGTCGAGCGACGATCGGCGGATAAAGCCAGGGAAAGGGGGGTATTTCGGCGGATGGAGCGGGAGGCGGGGACGCCCACTGGACAGCCGCCTGGCGTGCGCCCCCCCCCCGGCGATCTCAGAACGCGATGAACGGCGCCGGGCCGCTGCTCGCCCGCTGGTCGATCCCGTAGTACACGTAGCGGCCGAAGAAGAACGGCAGGCCGAAGTCGACCGAAGTCCCGTTGACGCCGGGACCCGCCAGGGTGTTGAAGGCGTAGTTGCTGCCGTTCGACACCAGCGTCGCCGCACTCACGATGCTCATCGTGATGGTTGCCGTCGAGCTGTTGCTGCCGCGCACGGTTGCGGGACGGGTCTGCGCGGTCGCCGGGCAGTAGAAGCCGGGCTCGTTGCTGCCGCAGACCGGGAGCGACGTGTCGTTGAAGAAATAGCCGTTCGAGCCGGTGTCGAAGAACGCCGACACGGTCACGTTGTTGAACGTGCTATTGACGAGATCGCCGGCCGCGTTCGAGGTGAACGTCTGCGCCGCCGCCAACGGGTTGTTGCTCTGGGTACCGATGCCGAACACCAGCGTCCCTGTCGCCGAAGGTGCGCCGGTGTTCGGTACCGGTGGCAGCTGGACGATCAGGCCATTGTTGTCGCCGGTGAATCTCGGCACCGGGTTTGCGACCTGCTGCGCGGTCGAAACCCCCACGGCCGTGCAGTTCCCGTTTACGCAGCCGAAATAGTTGCTGGAGGCCGCATTCTGGCAGCCGGCGCCGCAATCGTACGGCGCAACCCCCACGCCGAGTATCCCGTTCACGTGCAACTGGGCGACCGTGTTTTCGGCCACGCCCGTGCAGCCGGCGGGCACTGTCGTCAGATCGCCGACCACCTGGATCGGAATGGCACTCGCGAGCTTCTGGCCCACGATCACGTCGGCGCTGCGGACCGTGCCCCAGGTGAAGCCGTCAGCGAACTGCGTACACTCGGCGAGCTGCTGGGAGCCATTGACGGTGAGCGGGGTGAGTCCGGACGCGAGCGTTGCATTGAGCGCCGTGTTGAGCACGCGCAGTCCGTACGAACCGGTGTCCAGCTGGACGTGATCGATCGTCTGGCAGGTGCTCGTACCCGGCACGCACACGGTCACGCTGACAGTCGGAATGTTGATGAGGTTGCCAAGGCCCTTGTCGACGGTGATCGCAACGGTATTCGCGGCACCCACGGGGATCGGCTGCTGGGTCGGCCCGGCGG
Protein-coding regions in this window:
- a CDS encoding IS110 family transposase translates to MLDPLAAFVDIGSEHMHVSVGGNRPEVFGTVTSQLHALRDWLLAQGVHSVAMEATGVYWLPLYGVLESAGLEVRMVNGRQTRNLPGRKTDMADSQWGATLHMHGLLHAGFVPPADIRRLQDYLRLRADHVAAAAGCVQLMQKAFERMNIKLHDVISSLAGVSGMAVTRAVVAGERSPEALVALCDVQIRRKKEQAVIEALRGTWADEHIFALGQALQSWDHYQKLIADCDERIATVLPPHDDTQPPLPRSTRQTGINAPEISRLREILAQMCGGRDLTKLPALSSYGVLQLISEVGTDLSVWPTEKHFTAWTGLAPGSSDSGKRRKGVKRGRNRTGRLFCMMAQSLVRSRDIALGGFYRRLAARRGGLVATKALARKLAAWFWRVMVKGDDYVEKGLARYEEQVRKTREQALRRLARELGRELVPVPVVPETP
- the flhA gene encoding flagellar biosynthesis protein FlhA; the protein is MNARVGFLSRRPEALSGTNLRALAGPVLICMILGMMILPLPPFLLDLLFTFNIALSVMVLLVSMYTMKPLDFAAFPSVLLFSTLLRLSLNVASTRIVLLEGHTGPDAAGQVIESFGHFLVGGNFAVGIVVFIILMVINFMVITKGAGRIAEVSARFTLDAMPGKQMAIDADLNAGLINEEQARKRRFEIAQEAEFYGSMDGASKFVRGDAIAGLLIMVINIIGGLIVGMVQHNMDFAAAGKNYTLLTIGDGLVAQIPSLVISTAAGVIVSRVATNEDIGTQLTGQLFANPRVLLITGSILVLMGLIPGMPHFAFLVLGGGAIQWGRVMKKRAAQSRTAAALVDVAPAALTPAETTEASWDDVTMIDTLGLEVGYRLIPLVDKNSDGELLKRIKSIRKKFAQEIGFLPPVIHIRDNLELRPNGYRIALKGVEVGVGEAYPGQWLAINPGQVTAALPGTPTQDPAFGLPAVWIDTNLREQAQVYGYTVVDSSTVVATHLNHLVVTHASELLGRQEVQSLVERMQKSTPSLVDDLVPKTVSLTTLQKVLQNLLEEGVPIRDMRTILEALSESAPKVPDAHDLTALVRLALGRAITQQWFPGTGDMQVMGLDANLERVLSQALSTGANPGLEPGLANTLLTETQKAMTRQQNLGLAPVMLVQHALRPMLARFLRRSLPQLKVLSYAEVPDTRHVRVVNVIGA
- the flhB gene encoding flagellar biosynthesis protein FlhB, whose protein sequence is MTEDSDLEKTESATPRRLDKAREEGQVARSRELSTFALLAAGFYGVWGLSGTIGYHMQTMLRTAFTFDHTTVFETRRMLIGAGVAGREGLSALWPILALTGAAALLAPLALGGWLISTKSLGPNFSRLDPVAGLGRMFSINGPIQLGLSVAKTLVVGVIGATAIWQRRDEILALATQPLLAALSNAFHLIAVCCGMTVAGMFLVAALDVPYQIWTFHKKLRMTKEDVKREHRENEGDPQVKGRIRQQQRAMARRRMMREVPKADVVVTNPTHFAVALQYTDGEMRAPKVIAKGVNLVAARIRELAAEHNVPLLEAPPLARALYHNVELDKEIPGPLYGAVAEVLAWVYQLRRFREDGGEKPVAPTELDVPADLDKGGVPDEEADEEAADALGDDDEGKGASA
- a CDS encoding DUF3443 domain-containing protein, with amino-acid sequence MRFATKLIGWVQFAGVAALVLILAACGGGGGDSGNSSSSGDGISSLPAGPTQQPIPVGAANTVAITVDKGLGNLINIPTVSVTVCVPGTSTCQTIDHVQLDTGSYGLRVLNTALNATLASGLTPLTVNGSQQLAECTQFADGFTWGTVRSADVIVGQKLASAIPIQVVGDLTTVPAGCTGVAENTVAQLHVNGILGVGVAPYDCGAGCQNAASSNYFGCVNGNCTAVGVSTAQQVANPVPRFTGDNNGLIVQLPPVPNTGAPSATGTLVFGIGTQSNNPLAAAQTFTSNAAGDLVNSTFNNVTVSAFFDTGSNGYFFNDTSLPVCGSNEPGFYCPATAQTRPATVRGSNSSTATITMSIVSAATLVSNGSNYAFNTLAGPGVNGTSVDFGLPFFFGRYVYYGIDQRASSGPAPFIAF